Proteins encoded within one genomic window of Anopheles gambiae chromosome 3, idAnoGambNW_F1_1, whole genome shotgun sequence:
- the LOC1271251 gene encoding serine/threonine-protein phosphatase 2A 56 kDa regulatory subunit gamma isoform isoform X2 gives MTLNDENGASSNNVVVTAASGTGLSAAGTGSDRPAPAGTQPVGLGGGGATTGQATGPNGGIGAPINSSANNNNNNNNNSSSIINSGNGGTAAANAAATATALSNSTNNNNNNNNNSISNGNGQNGKQQQQQQQQSQGPPTGGSLEKRPSSSSATSGTGSGRYIIPKFYEIETLPPLKDADPAEREELFIQKLRQCCVLFDFSEPLNDLKYKEIKRCALQEIVEHLNNQSNVITEPIYPEAFNMVATNLFRTLPPSSNPNGAEFDPEEDEPTLEVSWPHLQFVYELFLRFLESPDFQPNVAKRYIDHSFILNLLELFDSEDPRERDFLKTVLHRVYGKFLGLRAFIRKQINNIFYKFIYETEHHNGIAELLEILGSIINGFALPLKEEHKQFLLKVLLPLHKVKSLSVYHPQLAYCVVQFLEKDASLTQPVIKCLLKFWPKTHSPKEVMFLNELEEILDVIEPAEFQKVMEPLFRQIAKCVSSPHFQVAERALYYWNNDYIMSLISENSKVIMPIMFPALYSNSKSHWNKTIHGLIYNAIKLFMEMNQLLFDECHRKYQAEQETEQEKLAQRDALWQQMEDLAARNSKLTLNDDESQQSGSGRHSSSFSHPQQQQQQHRQMNGTSGGGGGGGVYDRRSIQHSST, from the exons ATGACACTGAACGATGAGAATGGGGCCAGCAGCAATAATGTTGTCGTCACGGCAGCAAGTGGAACGGGACTGTCAGCGGCGGGAACCGGATCAGATCGACCAGCGCCAGCAGGTACGCAGCCGGTTGggttgggtggtggtggtgcaaccACCGGGCAAGCGACCGGCCCAAACGGGGGCATCGGGGCACCCATCAACAGTAGCGcgaacaataacaacaacaacaacaacaacagcagcagtatcaTCAACTCCGGCAACGGCGGTACGGCAGCGGCAAACG CGGCTGCGACGGCAACGGCACTAAGCAACAGcaccaataacaacaacaacaacaacaacaatagtaTTAGCAACGGCAACGGACAGAatggcaagcagcagcagcagcagcagcagcagtcacaGGGTCCACCAACGGGCGGCAGCCTGGAGAAGcggccgagcagcagcagtgcgacGAGCGGCACCGGCAGCGGTCGCTACATCATACCGAAGTTTTACGAGATCGAAACGCTGCCCCCGCTGAAGGACGCCGATCCGGCCGAGCGGGAGGAGCTGTTCATCCAGAAGCTGCGCCAGTGCTGCGTCCTGTTCGACTTCTCCGAACCGCTGAACGATCTGAAGTACAAGGAGATCAAGCGGTGCGCGCTGCAGGAAATCGTCGAGCATCTGAACAACCAGAGCAACGTGATTACCGAGCCGATCTACCCGGAAGCGTTCAACATGGTGGCGACCAACCTGTTCCGCACGCTGCCCCCGTCCTCCAACCCGAACGGGGCCGAGTTCGATCCGGAGGAGGACGAGCCGACGCTCGAGGTGTCCTGGCCGCATCTGCAGTTCGTGTACGAGCTGTTTCTGCGGTTTCTCGAGTCGCCCGACTTCCAGCCGAACGTGGCGAAGCGGTACATCGACCACAGCTTCATCCTGAACCTGCTCGAGCTGTTCGATTCGGAGGATCCGCGCGAGCGCGACTTCCTCAAGACGGTGCTGCACCGGGTGTACGGCAAGTTTCTCGGGCTGCGCGCCTTCATCCGCAAGCAGATCAACAACATCTTCTACAAGTTCATCTACGAGACGGAGCACCACAACGGCATTGCCGAGCTGCTCGAGATACTGGGCAGCATCATCAACGGGTTCGCGCTCCCCCTGAAGGAGGAGCACAAGCAGTTCCTGCTCaaggtgctgctgccgctgcacaAGGTCAAGAGCCTGTCCGTGTACCATCCGCAGCTGGCGTACTGTGTGGTGCAGTTTCTCGAGAAGGACGCCAGCCTGACGCAGCCCGTCATCAAGTGTTTGCTCAAGTTTTGGCCGAAAACGCACAGCCCGAAGGAGGTGATGTTTCTGAACGAGCTCGAGGAGATACTGGACGTGATCGAGCCGGCCGAATTCCAGAAGGTGATGGAACCCCTGTTCCGCCAGATCGCCAAGTGCGTGTCGAGCCCGCACTTTCAGGTGGCCGAGCGGGCCCTGTACTACTGGAACAATGACTACATCATGTCGCTGATATCGGAAAACTCGAAGGTGATCATGCCGATCATGTTCCCCGCCCtgtacagcaacagcaagtcGCACTGGAACAAAACGATCCACGGGCTGATCTACAACGCGATCAAGCTGTTCATGGAGATGAACCAGCTGCTGTTCGACGAGTGCCACCGGAAGTACCAGGCGGAGCAGGAGACGGAGCAGGAGAAGCTGGCCCAGCGGGACGCCCTGTGGCAGCAGATGGAGGATCTGGCCGCGCGGAACAGTAAGTTGACGCTGAACGACGACGAGTCGCAGCAGTCGGGCAGTGGGCGACATTCGAGCAGCTTTAGccacccgcagcagcagcagcagcagcaccgacaGATGAACGGAACgtcgggtggtggtggtggtggtggagtgtACGATCGGCGATCGATACAGCACAGTAGCACCTAA
- the LOC1271251 gene encoding serine/threonine-protein phosphatase 2A 56 kDa regulatory subunit gamma isoform isoform X1 gives MTLNDENGASSNNVVVTAASGTGLSAAGTGSDRPAPAGTQPVGLGGGGATTGQATGPNGGIGAPINSSANNNNNNNNNSSSIINSGNGGTAAANGSNTIGNTINNNNLNSNITSAAATATALSNSTNNNNNNNNNSISNGNGQNGKQQQQQQQQSQGPPTGGSLEKRPSSSSATSGTGSGRYIIPKFYEIETLPPLKDADPAEREELFIQKLRQCCVLFDFSEPLNDLKYKEIKRCALQEIVEHLNNQSNVITEPIYPEAFNMVATNLFRTLPPSSNPNGAEFDPEEDEPTLEVSWPHLQFVYELFLRFLESPDFQPNVAKRYIDHSFILNLLELFDSEDPRERDFLKTVLHRVYGKFLGLRAFIRKQINNIFYKFIYETEHHNGIAELLEILGSIINGFALPLKEEHKQFLLKVLLPLHKVKSLSVYHPQLAYCVVQFLEKDASLTQPVIKCLLKFWPKTHSPKEVMFLNELEEILDVIEPAEFQKVMEPLFRQIAKCVSSPHFQVAERALYYWNNDYIMSLISENSKVIMPIMFPALYSNSKSHWNKTIHGLIYNAIKLFMEMNQLLFDECHRKYQAEQETEQEKLAQRDALWQQMEDLAARNSKLTLNDDESQQSGSGRHSSSFSHPQQQQQQHRQMNGTSGGGGGGGVYDRRSIQHSST, from the coding sequence ATGACACTGAACGATGAGAATGGGGCCAGCAGCAATAATGTTGTCGTCACGGCAGCAAGTGGAACGGGACTGTCAGCGGCGGGAACCGGATCAGATCGACCAGCGCCAGCAGGTACGCAGCCGGTTGggttgggtggtggtggtgcaaccACCGGGCAAGCGACCGGCCCAAACGGGGGCATCGGGGCACCCATCAACAGTAGCGcgaacaataacaacaacaacaacaacaacagcagcagtatcaTCAACTCCGGCAACGGCGGTACGGCAGCGGCAAACGGTAGCAATACGATTGGCAATACGATTAATAATAACAACCTAAATTCTAATATCACCTCAGCGGCTGCGACGGCAACGGCACTAAGCAACAGcaccaataacaacaacaacaacaacaacaatagtaTTAGCAACGGCAACGGACAGAatggcaagcagcagcagcagcagcagcagcagtcacaGGGTCCACCAACGGGCGGCAGCCTGGAGAAGcggccgagcagcagcagtgcgacGAGCGGCACCGGCAGCGGTCGCTACATCATACCGAAGTTTTACGAGATCGAAACGCTGCCCCCGCTGAAGGACGCCGATCCGGCCGAGCGGGAGGAGCTGTTCATCCAGAAGCTGCGCCAGTGCTGCGTCCTGTTCGACTTCTCCGAACCGCTGAACGATCTGAAGTACAAGGAGATCAAGCGGTGCGCGCTGCAGGAAATCGTCGAGCATCTGAACAACCAGAGCAACGTGATTACCGAGCCGATCTACCCGGAAGCGTTCAACATGGTGGCGACCAACCTGTTCCGCACGCTGCCCCCGTCCTCCAACCCGAACGGGGCCGAGTTCGATCCGGAGGAGGACGAGCCGACGCTCGAGGTGTCCTGGCCGCATCTGCAGTTCGTGTACGAGCTGTTTCTGCGGTTTCTCGAGTCGCCCGACTTCCAGCCGAACGTGGCGAAGCGGTACATCGACCACAGCTTCATCCTGAACCTGCTCGAGCTGTTCGATTCGGAGGATCCGCGCGAGCGCGACTTCCTCAAGACGGTGCTGCACCGGGTGTACGGCAAGTTTCTCGGGCTGCGCGCCTTCATCCGCAAGCAGATCAACAACATCTTCTACAAGTTCATCTACGAGACGGAGCACCACAACGGCATTGCCGAGCTGCTCGAGATACTGGGCAGCATCATCAACGGGTTCGCGCTCCCCCTGAAGGAGGAGCACAAGCAGTTCCTGCTCaaggtgctgctgccgctgcacaAGGTCAAGAGCCTGTCCGTGTACCATCCGCAGCTGGCGTACTGTGTGGTGCAGTTTCTCGAGAAGGACGCCAGCCTGACGCAGCCCGTCATCAAGTGTTTGCTCAAGTTTTGGCCGAAAACGCACAGCCCGAAGGAGGTGATGTTTCTGAACGAGCTCGAGGAGATACTGGACGTGATCGAGCCGGCCGAATTCCAGAAGGTGATGGAACCCCTGTTCCGCCAGATCGCCAAGTGCGTGTCGAGCCCGCACTTTCAGGTGGCCGAGCGGGCCCTGTACTACTGGAACAATGACTACATCATGTCGCTGATATCGGAAAACTCGAAGGTGATCATGCCGATCATGTTCCCCGCCCtgtacagcaacagcaagtcGCACTGGAACAAAACGATCCACGGGCTGATCTACAACGCGATCAAGCTGTTCATGGAGATGAACCAGCTGCTGTTCGACGAGTGCCACCGGAAGTACCAGGCGGAGCAGGAGACGGAGCAGGAGAAGCTGGCCCAGCGGGACGCCCTGTGGCAGCAGATGGAGGATCTGGCCGCGCGGAACAGTAAGTTGACGCTGAACGACGACGAGTCGCAGCAGTCGGGCAGTGGGCGACATTCGAGCAGCTTTAGccacccgcagcagcagcagcagcagcaccgacaGATGAACGGAACgtcgggtggtggtggtggtggtggagtgtACGATCGGCGATCGATACAGCACAGTAGCACCTAA
- the LOC1271251 gene encoding serine/threonine-protein phosphatase 2A 56 kDa regulatory subunit gamma isoform isoform X3, producing MTLNDENGASSNNVVVTAASGTGLSAAGTGSDRPAPAGTQPVGLGGGGATTGQATGPNGGIGAPINSSANNNNNNNNNSSSIINSGNGAAATATALSNSTNNNNNNNNNSISNGNGQNGKQQQQQQQQSQGPPTGGSLEKRPSSSSATSGTGSGRYIIPKFYEIETLPPLKDADPAEREELFIQKLRQCCVLFDFSEPLNDLKYKEIKRCALQEIVEHLNNQSNVITEPIYPEAFNMVATNLFRTLPPSSNPNGAEFDPEEDEPTLEVSWPHLQFVYELFLRFLESPDFQPNVAKRYIDHSFILNLLELFDSEDPRERDFLKTVLHRVYGKFLGLRAFIRKQINNIFYKFIYETEHHNGIAELLEILGSIINGFALPLKEEHKQFLLKVLLPLHKVKSLSVYHPQLAYCVVQFLEKDASLTQPVIKCLLKFWPKTHSPKEVMFLNELEEILDVIEPAEFQKVMEPLFRQIAKCVSSPHFQVAERALYYWNNDYIMSLISENSKVIMPIMFPALYSNSKSHWNKTIHGLIYNAIKLFMEMNQLLFDECHRKYQAEQETEQEKLAQRDALWQQMEDLAARNSKLTLNDDESQQSGSGRHSSSFSHPQQQQQQHRQMNGTSGGGGGGGVYDRRSIQHSST from the exons ATGACACTGAACGATGAGAATGGGGCCAGCAGCAATAATGTTGTCGTCACGGCAGCAAGTGGAACGGGACTGTCAGCGGCGGGAACCGGATCAGATCGACCAGCGCCAGCAGGTACGCAGCCGGTTGggttgggtggtggtggtgcaaccACCGGGCAAGCGACCGGCCCAAACGGGGGCATCGGGGCACCCATCAACAGTAGCGcgaacaataacaacaacaacaacaacaacagcagcagtatcaTCAACTCCGGCAACGGCG CGGCTGCGACGGCAACGGCACTAAGCAACAGcaccaataacaacaacaacaacaacaacaatagtaTTAGCAACGGCAACGGACAGAatggcaagcagcagcagcagcagcagcagcagtcacaGGGTCCACCAACGGGCGGCAGCCTGGAGAAGcggccgagcagcagcagtgcgacGAGCGGCACCGGCAGCGGTCGCTACATCATACCGAAGTTTTACGAGATCGAAACGCTGCCCCCGCTGAAGGACGCCGATCCGGCCGAGCGGGAGGAGCTGTTCATCCAGAAGCTGCGCCAGTGCTGCGTCCTGTTCGACTTCTCCGAACCGCTGAACGATCTGAAGTACAAGGAGATCAAGCGGTGCGCGCTGCAGGAAATCGTCGAGCATCTGAACAACCAGAGCAACGTGATTACCGAGCCGATCTACCCGGAAGCGTTCAACATGGTGGCGACCAACCTGTTCCGCACGCTGCCCCCGTCCTCCAACCCGAACGGGGCCGAGTTCGATCCGGAGGAGGACGAGCCGACGCTCGAGGTGTCCTGGCCGCATCTGCAGTTCGTGTACGAGCTGTTTCTGCGGTTTCTCGAGTCGCCCGACTTCCAGCCGAACGTGGCGAAGCGGTACATCGACCACAGCTTCATCCTGAACCTGCTCGAGCTGTTCGATTCGGAGGATCCGCGCGAGCGCGACTTCCTCAAGACGGTGCTGCACCGGGTGTACGGCAAGTTTCTCGGGCTGCGCGCCTTCATCCGCAAGCAGATCAACAACATCTTCTACAAGTTCATCTACGAGACGGAGCACCACAACGGCATTGCCGAGCTGCTCGAGATACTGGGCAGCATCATCAACGGGTTCGCGCTCCCCCTGAAGGAGGAGCACAAGCAGTTCCTGCTCaaggtgctgctgccgctgcacaAGGTCAAGAGCCTGTCCGTGTACCATCCGCAGCTGGCGTACTGTGTGGTGCAGTTTCTCGAGAAGGACGCCAGCCTGACGCAGCCCGTCATCAAGTGTTTGCTCAAGTTTTGGCCGAAAACGCACAGCCCGAAGGAGGTGATGTTTCTGAACGAGCTCGAGGAGATACTGGACGTGATCGAGCCGGCCGAATTCCAGAAGGTGATGGAACCCCTGTTCCGCCAGATCGCCAAGTGCGTGTCGAGCCCGCACTTTCAGGTGGCCGAGCGGGCCCTGTACTACTGGAACAATGACTACATCATGTCGCTGATATCGGAAAACTCGAAGGTGATCATGCCGATCATGTTCCCCGCCCtgtacagcaacagcaagtcGCACTGGAACAAAACGATCCACGGGCTGATCTACAACGCGATCAAGCTGTTCATGGAGATGAACCAGCTGCTGTTCGACGAGTGCCACCGGAAGTACCAGGCGGAGCAGGAGACGGAGCAGGAGAAGCTGGCCCAGCGGGACGCCCTGTGGCAGCAGATGGAGGATCTGGCCGCGCGGAACAGTAAGTTGACGCTGAACGACGACGAGTCGCAGCAGTCGGGCAGTGGGCGACATTCGAGCAGCTTTAGccacccgcagcagcagcagcagcagcaccgacaGATGAACGGAACgtcgggtggtggtggtggtggtggagtgtACGATCGGCGATCGATACAGCACAGTAGCACCTAA